A DNA window from Salvelinus sp. IW2-2015 linkage group LG4q.1:29, ASM291031v2, whole genome shotgun sequence contains the following coding sequences:
- the LOC111962347 gene encoding copine-2 isoform X2, which produces MAYTLGTGPDSAPTMGPQNCVTRVELSVCCGNLLDRDVASKSDPFLVLFHEVDSNWVEIGRTETAVNNLNPVFGVKFKVDYHFEEVQKLKFALFDEDKCSSQLYEHDFLGEYICTLGVIVSNKKLHRSLTLANGKPAGKGTITITALELSDNRVITLTLYGRKLDKKDFFGKSDPYLEFHKQGDDEKWMLVHRTEVIKNTLDPVWKPFTVPLISLCDGDVDRSIKVLCYDYDNDGSHDFIGEFQTTVTKMSEAQNSLEVEFECINPKKQKKKKSYKNSGIIILKSCKVERDYTFLDYILGGCQIMFTVGIDFTASNGNPREPSSLHYINPLGSNEYLSAILAVGQIIQDYDTDKMFPALGFGAQLPPDWKVSHEFAINFDPTNPFCQGVEGIAQAYSACLPHIRFYGPTNFSPIITHVARFATQALQQETAASNRMVSLCLCSVTGEGSDS; this is translated from the exons ATGGCCTACACGCTTGGCACGGGGCCTGACTCTGCGCCAACCATGGGTCCCCAGAATTGCGTCACTAGGGTGGAGCTGTCCGTGTGCTGTGGCAACCTGCTGGACAGAGACGTGGCCTCCAAGTCTGACCCCTTCTTAGTGCTCTTCCACGAGGTGGACAGCAACTGGGTTGAG ATTGGTCGAACAGAGACTGCGGTAAATAACCTGAATCCAGTGTTTGGGGTGAAATTTAAGGTGGACTACCATTTTGAGGAGGTCCAGAAGCTCAAGTTTGCSCTGTTTGATGAGGACAAGTGCAGCAGCCAGCTGTATGAGCATGACTTCCTGGGAGAGTACATCTGTACACTGGGGGTG AttgtgtccaataagaaacttcACCGGTCACTGACCTTGGCCAATGGCAAGCCAGCTGGGAAAGGAACCATCACA ataactgcgttggagctgtcagACAATAGAGTAATCACACTGACCTTGTATGGGAGAAAGCTTGACAAGAAG GATTTCTTTGGTAAATCAGACCCTTACCTAGAGTTCCACAAGCAAGGAGATGATGAGAAATGGATGTTGGTCCACAGGACAGAG GTGATAAAGAACACTCTGGACCCGGTGTGGAAGCCCTTCACAGTACCACTCATCTCCCTCTGTGATGGGGACGTAGACAGGAGCATCAAG GTACTGTGCTATGATTACGACAACGACGGAAGTCATGACTTYATTGGAGARTTTCAGACCACTGTCACCAAGATGAGTGAAGCCCAGAATTCACTGGAG GTCGAATTTGAATGCATTAATCCGaaaaaacagaagaagaaaaagagcTACAAAAACTCTGGAATCATCATTCTGAAGTCATGCAAG GTTGAAAGGGACTATACCTTCCTGGACTATATTTTAGGTGGATGCCAGATCATGTTCACT GTTGGCATTGACTTCACAGCATCTAATGGGAACCCCCGGGAGCCCTCCTCTCTTCACTACATCAATCCTCTGGGCAGCAACGAGTACCTGTCCGCCATCCTGGCTGTGGGCCAGATCATCCAGGACTATGACAC TGACAAAATGTTTCCTGCTCTGGGATTTGGGGCTCAACTCCCTCCAGACTGGAAG GTGTCTCATGAATTTGCCATCAACTTTGACCCGACCAATCCATTCTGCCAAG GTGTGGAGGGGATTGCCCAGGCctactctgcctgcctgcctcacaTCCGCTTCTACGGCCCAACCAACTTCTCCCCCATCATCACCCATGTGGCCCGCTTCGCCACCCAGGCCCTGCAACAGGAGACTGCTGCG TCCAACAgaatggtctctctctgtctctgctctgtgacGGGTGAGGGATCTGACTCTTGA